In Rhodobium gokarnense, the genomic stretch CAGCCGATGACGACCGGGTTCTTGGCGTCCAGTTCCTGGATCACGTCCCAGACGAAGGAGCCGTATCCCTCGAAGGTGTCGATCGCCTTGTTGTGCGGCAGCGGCCAGCTCTTGCCGTGCGCCGGCATGTCGAACGAGTAGACCTTGTACTTGTCCTCCATGATTTCGAGGATGTCGTGGTACTGGCGGTTCTCGCGGCCGGCCGTGTGCAGGCAGATGATCGTGTAGGGGCTGTCCTCGGGACCGTCATTGGTCTCGAAATAGGTCTTGATGCCCTGAACTTTCTTGTAGAATCCGGTGATTGCCATGATCGTGCCTCCTTACTTCGTGCCTTCAAGAATTTCGGCGAACACGCGGCAGAGATAGGCCACGGCGTTGAAGTTCTGCCGCGTGCGAAGCGGCGCTCCCATATGGGCGAGGCAGTTAGGGTTCATCTTGTTGGTGGAAACGGTGAGGCTCTTGCGGACGGCGAACTGGTCCCAGTCCTTCTTGGCGCCGGACACCCCGAGGTCGACGCCGCTGAGCGGAATGCCGGCTGTGACGTCGATGATTTTCCCGTTGTGGACGGCGAAGGTATAGACCTCCTCATCGTATTTGAGGGTGATGTTGCCGGTCAGAACCCGCCCGTAATACTTGTTGGCGAAGGTATCGGCATCGGGACCGTTGAGCCTGTCTTTGAGCTTCAACATGACGTCCTGCATCGTATTTCTCCTGTCGGAACAACTCTTCTTGCTCTTTTCGTCCAGGACCCGAAGGCGCCCGGGGACGGGGCAGCTCCGGGTCGGGCCTCCCCCGGGCGTGCCCGGGAGAGGGATTTCGTGCCCGACCTAGTCGGCGATCTCGGTCAGTTCCTTGCGAGCGGTCTCGACGCCCCAGATATACACGATCGGAACCATCAGGAATCCGCCGATGGCGCAGACCAGTTCGGCCGTCGTCGGGGTGCTGAGGTCGGCGATCACGCCGAGCGCCATCATCGAGAACACGGCCGACAGACGCCCGACACCGATGGACAGGCTGTTGCCGGTGGCCCGGACGTGGGACGGGAAGATCTCCGACGAGTAGGCGATCAGGATCGAGTGCACGCCGAGGCCGATGCCGATGATGGGCGTCGCGATGTAGAGCAGCGTCACGTCGGGGGTGGCCGACCGGCTGGAGACGAACATCATCAGGGTGCCGATGAGGATGATGATGGTGAACAGCAGCATGCCGCGCCGCCGTCCGATCATGTCGCCGATCTTGCCGGCAAGCGGGTAGCCGATGATGGCGACGCCCCACATCAGCATGTTGAGCTTGCCGCGGGCGACCGCGTCCATGCCGAAGTCCTGTGCTGCGCAGACCAGGAACCAGGTGGTGTTGCCCCAGGCCCAGAATGCGCCGATGGAATGCAGCGCCATGCCGACGAAGGTGCTCTTGCGGTATTCGGGCCGGAACAGCTCCCAGGTCGTGATCTTCTTCTGACGCGTGGTCGGCGGAACTTCGGCCGCGCCGCCCGTGTTCGGAACCTTCTTGCCGTGGTCGCGCAGCCAGAGGTCGCTCTCACGCAGCCAGAAGATGACCGGAATGCAGATGACGATACCGATGATGCCCATCTGGCTGAACGTTCTCCACGAAAAGCCCATGGTCATCATGACGGTGAACATCGCCGAGCAGAGGAAGTAGCCGACCGGCGTACCCATCTGCATCAGGCCGAGGAAGGCGCCGCGATCCCGCGCCGGGACGACCTCGGAAAGGTGCGACGAGCCGATGCCCCACTGGCAGGTCTGGCCGTGCGCGGAGATGAACCGCAGCGGCAAGAGCTGGAGGATGCTCGTGGTGAAGCCGATCATGCTGTTGAAGATGGTGGCGAAGGCGATGCTGAGGCACATGCCGAGGCGCCGCCCCTTCCTGTCGGCGAGCAGCGGCAGCCAGAGTGCGCTGATGAAGCCGCCGAGCGAGTAGACGCTGACCACAAGTCCGATCGAGGTGGAGGAGTAGTTCATCTCCTCCATCATGCCGGAAAGCGCCAGGTTGAAGGTGTTGCTGAACCCGACGAACGTCCAGCCGAGGAAGACGACGATGAAGGTCTTGTAGACAAAGGCCTTGTCGATGAATTTCGGTTTGGAGACGTTGGGTGGGTCGGAAATCGCTGCTTGTGTCATCTTGATTCAACTCCCTGATCAGATCGTTCCGTTGGCAGCAAAGTCTTCTATTTCCTTGTCGCTGTAGCCGAGCGCGCGGTAGACCGCCTGGTTGTGCTCGCCGAGCGACGGGGAGGGCCCGCGAACGTGCGGGTTGGTTTCGGACATCTTGAAAGGCTGGTTGGTGATCCTGACCTTGCCGATCGTCGGGTGGTCGACTTCGGTGAAGACCTTGCGGTCTCCGGCCAGGTGCGGATCTTCCGCCACCTGCGCGATGTTGTAGATCGGCGAGACGGGCATCTTGGCCGCCAGCAGGCGCTCGACCAGATCGTCGATCGGGATCGTGCTGGTTGCCTCGTCGATCAGCCGGTCGAGTTCCGGCTTGTTCTTGACCCGCTCGTCGTTGTTGGCGAATTCCGGGCGTTGCAGAAGCTCGGGCCGGCCGATGATGTTGCAGAGCTTTTCCCAGGCCACCTCACCCATCGCCAGGAGGGCGACCTCGCCGCCGATGGCGTGGTAGCAGCCGCCGGGCGCGCAGGCGGTGTAGCCATTGCCCTGGCGCTGGGGGACGACGCCGGTCGTCAGGTAGACCTGGTTGACGCTGGCCATGCCGACGATCGCGGCCTCGACCAGCGAGGCGTCGATAAACTGGCCGCGGCCGGTGGCGTGGCGGTGTTGCAGCGCCGCCAGGATGCCGATGGTGGCATTCATGCCGGCCATTACGTCGGCGACGGAGGAGCCGCAGCGCACCGGCGGCCGGTCGGGATAGCCGGTGATGCTCATCATGCCGCTGAGCGCCTGGGCGACCGGGTCGAAGCCGGCCCGCTGGCTGTAGGGGCCGGTCTGGCCGAAGCCGGAGACCGCGGCATAGATCAGGCCGGGATTGATTTCCCGCAGCGTCTCGTAGTCGAGGCCGAGCTTTTTCATGACGCCCGGCCGGAAGTTCTCGACCAGGACGTCGACTTCCTTGATCAGCCGCAGGAAGACGTCCTTGCCCTTCTTCAGGTTGAGGGTGATGCCCTTCTTGCTGCGGTTGAAGTTGACGAAATAGGTGCTCTGGCCGTTCTGCTTGGGCAGGTTGATGCGGGAGTCGTCGCCGACGCCGGGGGTTTCCAGCTTGATGACGTCGGCGCCGAGATCGGCGAGGAGGGCGGTGCATGCCGGCCCCGCCAGTACCCTGCCCATGTCGAGGACCTTCAGCCCCGACAAGGCCGATCCGTTGGTGTATTCCATTGTCTTCTCCTGTGGCTTGCTCAGCCTTTTTCGTTGCCGGCGATGAGAACGGCGCTGAGCTGCGGTGGGCCGCCGAAGGTGTGGGAAAGGCCCCTGGCGACGCCCTTCAGCTGGCGCTCGGGATTGTCCGTGCGCCCCTGGAGCTGCTTGTAGATTTCGTAGGTCATGCGGATGCCGCTGGCCCCGACCGGGTGGCCGAAGCACTTCAGTCCGCCGTCGACATTGACGGGCAGCCCGCCCGTGCGTTCGAAGAAGCCGCTGTCGATGTCGTCACGGGCGCGGCCGCGCGCGCTGAAGCCGAAGTCCTCGTAGATCAGCATCTCCGTGACGGTGAAGCAGTCATGGACTTCGGCGACGTCGATCTCCTCGCGCGGGTTCTTGATCCCGGCCATCTCGTAGGCCTTGCCGGAGGAGACCTTCAGCGCGTCGAAGCTGGTCCAGCCGAAGTCCGGCCGCAGGTGCGGCAGGCCGGCATCCATGGAGATGCCGAAGCCCTTGACCCAGATCGGATCGTCGCGGAACGAGCGGGCGTTTTCGGCGCTGGTGATGATCGCGCAGGCGGCGCCGTCGCTGTTGCCGCAACAGTCGAACAGGCCGAGCGGGGTGGCGATGATCGGCGCCTTCAGCACGTCCTCGACGGTGATCTCCTTGTGGAAATGCGCCTTCGGGGAGAGCATGCCGTTGGCGTGGTTCTTCACCGCGATGTTGGCGAGAAGCCGCTTGCCTTCATCGTAGGAGATGCCGTTCTCCTCGAAATAGCGGGTGCCGATCAGGGCGAAGGAGCCGGGCGCCGTGCGGCGGGCCTCCATCACGGTGGAGATGCCGCGTCCGGCGCCGAGCCCGGCAAAGCCGGTGTCCTTCAGCTTTTCCGCACCGATCGCGAGCACGGTCTTGTAGGCGCCGCTGGCCACCGCCATGCACGCCTCGATCAGCGCGATATGGCCCGAGCAGCAGTAGTTCTCGTTGCGCAGGATCGGGATGTTCTTCAGCTTCAGGGCGTCGGCGATCGGGGTTGCGGCAAGGGCGCCGGTGGTGCCGTTGGAATAGAAGACGGCATCGATCTGGCCAGGCTCGATCCCGGCGTCGGCATAGCCCTCATACGCCGCTTCGATGATCAGGTCGGACAGCCCCATGTCCCAGCGCTCGCCGAA encodes the following:
- a CDS encoding acetyl-CoA acetyltransferase, whose protein sequence is MKDKVAIVGMGCSKFGERWDMGLSDLIIEAAYEGYADAGIEPGQIDAVFYSNGTTGALAATPIADALKLKNIPILRNENYCCSGHIALIEACMAVASGAYKTVLAIGAEKLKDTGFAGLGAGRGISTVMEARRTAPGSFALIGTRYFEENGISYDEGKRLLANIAVKNHANGMLSPKAHFHKEITVEDVLKAPIIATPLGLFDCCGNSDGAACAIITSAENARSFRDDPIWVKGFGISMDAGLPHLRPDFGWTSFDALKVSSGKAYEMAGIKNPREEIDVAEVHDCFTVTEMLIYEDFGFSARGRARDDIDSGFFERTGGLPVNVDGGLKCFGHPVGASGIRMTYEIYKQLQGRTDNPERQLKGVARGLSHTFGGPPQLSAVLIAGNEKG
- a CDS encoding MFS transporter; this encodes MTQAAISDPPNVSKPKFIDKAFVYKTFIVVFLGWTFVGFSNTFNLALSGMMEEMNYSSTSIGLVVSVYSLGGFISALWLPLLADRKGRRLGMCLSIAFATIFNSMIGFTTSILQLLPLRFISAHGQTCQWGIGSSHLSEVVPARDRGAFLGLMQMGTPVGYFLCSAMFTVMMTMGFSWRTFSQMGIIGIVICIPVIFWLRESDLWLRDHGKKVPNTGGAAEVPPTTRQKKITTWELFRPEYRKSTFVGMALHSIGAFWAWGNTTWFLVCAAQDFGMDAVARGKLNMLMWGVAIIGYPLAGKIGDMIGRRRGMLLFTIIILIGTLMMFVSSRSATPDVTLLYIATPIIGIGLGVHSILIAYSSEIFPSHVRATGNSLSIGVGRLSAVFSMMALGVIADLSTPTTAELVCAIGGFLMVPIVYIWGVETARKELTEIAD
- a CDS encoding CaiB/BaiF CoA transferase family protein, which translates into the protein MEYTNGSALSGLKVLDMGRVLAGPACTALLADLGADVIKLETPGVGDDSRINLPKQNGQSTYFVNFNRSKKGITLNLKKGKDVFLRLIKEVDVLVENFRPGVMKKLGLDYETLREINPGLIYAAVSGFGQTGPYSQRAGFDPVAQALSGMMSITGYPDRPPVRCGSSVADVMAGMNATIGILAALQHRHATGRGQFIDASLVEAAIVGMASVNQVYLTTGVVPQRQGNGYTACAPGGCYHAIGGEVALLAMGEVAWEKLCNIIGRPELLQRPEFANNDERVKNKPELDRLIDEATSTIPIDDLVERLLAAKMPVSPIYNIAQVAEDPHLAGDRKVFTEVDHPTIGKVRITNQPFKMSETNPHVRGPSPSLGEHNQAVYRALGYSDKEIEDFAANGTI